In Thermodesulfobacteriota bacterium, the following proteins share a genomic window:
- the glyA gene encoding serine hydroxymethyltransferase: MLNLKSVDPEVADAIEHEIERQEWRLELIASENYVSDAVLEAAGSVLTNKYAEGLPGKRYYGGCEFVDVAESLAIDRAKRLFGADAVNVQPHSGAQANMAVYFAALEPGDTVLGMNLAHGGHLTHGSPVNFSGRLYNVIPYGVREDNNLIDYDEVRDLAIKNNPKLIIAGWSAYPRDIDFKRFREIADESGSLLLADIAHPAGLVVAGLYSNPIPHCDFVTTTTHKTLRGPRGGMVMMKKEQEKIINSRVFPGTQGGPLMHIIAAKAVAFKEALQPEFIDYQKQVVKNAKKLGDCLSSDGFKLVSGGTDTHLVLVDLRGTELTGKLAEETLESAGITINKNAVPFDPRPPAISSGIRIGTPALTTRGMKEGEIEIIAGLIKEALNNTGNERVLTRIKEYVKELCSNFPIYRHKLNEMPLLHRSKK, from the coding sequence ATGTTAAACCTAAAAAGTGTCGATCCTGAAGTTGCTGATGCAATTGAGCATGAAATTGAACGCCAGGAATGGAGACTGGAGCTTATCGCTTCTGAAAACTATGTTAGCGATGCGGTTCTGGAGGCGGCGGGGTCTGTTCTTACTAACAAGTATGCTGAAGGTCTACCAGGAAAGAGATATTATGGAGGTTGCGAGTTTGTTGATGTTGCCGAATCATTGGCTATAGATCGGGCAAAGAGACTTTTTGGAGCCGATGCGGTGAATGTGCAACCCCATTCTGGCGCTCAGGCAAATATGGCCGTCTATTTTGCCGCCTTAGAGCCTGGAGATACTGTTCTTGGTATGAATCTGGCACATGGTGGGCATCTAACACACGGGAGCCCGGTGAATTTCTCTGGCAGACTTTATAATGTGATCCCCTATGGCGTTAGAGAGGATAACAATCTGATAGACTATGATGAGGTGAGGGATCTGGCAATCAAAAACAATCCAAAGCTTATCATAGCCGGGTGGAGTGCCTATCCTAGGGATATCGATTTCAAAAGATTTCGCGAAATAGCTGATGAAAGCGGATCATTACTTTTGGCTGATATTGCTCATCCTGCAGGCCTGGTAGTCGCGGGACTCTACTCTAATCCGATTCCACACTGTGATTTCGTTACAACTACCACTCACAAAACACTTAGAGGTCCAAGGGGCGGGATGGTGATGATGAAAAAGGAGCAGGAAAAAATCATAAATAGCAGGGTTTTTCCTGGAACACAGGGTGGGCCATTGATGCATATCATAGCAGCAAAAGCGGTGGCTTTCAAGGAGGCGCTGCAACCAGAGTTTATCGACTATCAGAAACAAGTCGTAAAAAATGCAAAGAAATTGGGTGATTGCTTGTCGAGTGATGGGTTCAAACTGGTTTCCGGCGGCACAGACACGCACCTTGTGCTTGTGGATCTCAGGGGAACTGAGCTGACAGGCAAATTAGCTGAGGAAACCCTGGAGTCCGCCGGTATAACCATAAATAAAAATGCTGTGCCATTTGATCCCAGGCCACCTGCAATTTCTAGCGGAATTAGGATTGGTACACCTGCCTTGACCACGAGGGGGATGAAGGAGGGTGAAATCGAAATTATCGCAGGCTTGATAAAAGAGGCTCTAAATAATACAGGTAACGAGAGAGTGCTGACAAGAATTAAGGAATACGTGAAGGAACTTTGTAGTAATTTCCCAATATATAGACATAAACTGAATGAAATGCCCTTACTGCACAGGTCAAAGAAATAA
- a CDS encoding TatD family hydrolase — protein sequence MTNRVVLVDTHAHLDVVDSISEVLERAFKNGVETVVAVSSDLDSSRRTIEISNSFLTVYSAVGIHPHGASCFNESVLAQLANLVSEKRVKAIGETGLDYHYSHSSRELQIISFTNHIGLSIEFDLPVIIHIREAFEDVLNILRKPDFSNARGVIHCFTGDYETAKGFIDLGFFISFSGIVTFKNAENARDAAKRIPLDRMLIETDSPYLAPVPFRGKRNEPAYVMYVAEKIAELRGTSYEKIAEITTSNAKELFKLDG from the coding sequence ATGACGAATAGGGTTGTTTTAGTCGATACGCATGCCCATTTGGACGTCGTTGACTCTATTTCGGAGGTTTTAGAGCGGGCATTTAAAAATGGTGTCGAAACTGTAGTTGCCGTTTCCTCGGACCTGGATTCTTCAAGAAGAACTATCGAAATTTCTAATTCTTTCCTCACAGTTTATTCCGCGGTTGGAATCCATCCGCATGGGGCTTCGTGTTTTAACGAGAGTGTGCTCGCTCAATTGGCGAATCTCGTCAGTGAAAAAAGGGTCAAGGCTATAGGCGAAACTGGACTTGATTACCATTACTCGCATTCAAGCAGGGAATTACAGATTATATCTTTCACGAATCATATCGGGCTATCAATCGAATTCGATCTACCTGTTATTATACATATCCGGGAAGCCTTCGAGGATGTCTTAAATATCTTACGTAAGCCAGATTTTTCGAATGCTCGAGGGGTGATTCATTGTTTCACGGGTGATTATGAAACTGCGAAAGGGTTTATCGACCTCGGTTTTTTCATTTCATTTTCTGGAATCGTTACTTTTAAGAATGCGGAAAACGCGCGAGATGCAGCAAAAAGGATTCCCCTTGATAGAATGCTGATTGAAACCGACTCACCCTACCTGGCTCCCGTTCCTTTCAGGGGCAAGAGAAATGAACCTGCCTATGTCATGTATGTTGCTGAAAAAATAGCTGAATTAAGAGGGACGTCATATGAGAAGATAGCCGAGATAACGACTTCCAATGCAAAAGAGCTCTTCAAGCTCGATGGATAG
- a CDS encoding GAF domain-containing protein: MQIDYAQLDTQVAKDLNTQEGSLFVLVNDENGNILEFVYPTKLRGNLVPVNSKSIVGKAVASGKSYIVNDLKKEKNVIVLDWLMRMGMEPVQKVITYPVMLGGRIIAVLMVVRRGDTLTQAPDFGQEDIERLKAILDNKFSLRLAAEMGE, from the coding sequence TTGCAGATTGATTACGCGCAGTTAGATACACAAGTAGCTAAAGATTTAAACACACAAGAGGGCTCCCTTTTTGTCCTTGTTAATGATGAGAATGGTAATATATTGGAATTTGTATACCCGACGAAACTCAGGGGCAACCTGGTACCAGTGAATTCCAAGAGTATAGTCGGGAAAGCTGTTGCGTCGGGGAAATCATATATCGTAAATGACCTGAAGAAAGAGAAAAACGTGATTGTGCTTGACTGGCTAATGCGTATGGGAATGGAGCCTGTCCAAAAGGTAATCACATATCCTGTAATGCTCGGGGGACGGATAATAGCAGTTTTGATGGTGGTAAGGAGGGGTGACACCCTAACTCAGGCTCCGGACTTTGGTCAAGAGGATATAGAAAGGTTGAAGGCTATCTTAGATAATAAGTTTTCACTTCGTTTAGCTGCGGAGATGGGGGAGTGA
- a CDS encoding type II toxin-antitoxin system mRNA interferase toxin, RelE/StbE family, with amino-acid sequence MRTLIWGKTFLKAFKRTVKKHPELRNDIEETLKLLAKDPFDARIATHKLKGTLSGSWACSIGYDLRIVFEFVKNTSDKEDDIFLIEIGTHDEVY; translated from the coding sequence ATGAGAACGCTCATATGGGGTAAAACATTTCTCAAAGCTTTCAAGAGGACCGTCAAAAAACACCCGGAGCTAAGGAATGATATTGAAGAAACGTTGAAACTTTTGGCAAAAGACCCTTTTGATGCCCGGATTGCAACGCATAAACTCAAAGGTACACTATCTGGTTCCTGGGCATGTAGCATTGGATATGACCTACGTATAGTCTTCGAGTTTGTCAAGAACACCAGTGACAAAGAGGATGATATATTCTTGATTGAAATTGGGACACATGATGAAGTATATTAG
- a CDS encoding RpiB/LacA/LacB family sugar-phosphate isomerase has protein sequence MKIAVGSDEKTHLTDFVIQELKNKGIELELYGPLADERIQWAEVAEKVAERVSNNACDQGILFCWTGTGVSMAANKVPGIRAALCADAKTAEGARKWNDANVLAMSLRMTSPTVAKEILEAWFNSSPEEEEKKNIERIKDIEKKYNR, from the coding sequence ATGAAAATTGCAGTGGGAAGCGACGAAAAGACGCATTTAACCGACTTTGTTATTCAGGAGCTGAAGAATAAAGGCATTGAACTTGAACTTTATGGCCCCCTCGCCGATGAACGCATTCAGTGGGCCGAGGTTGCCGAGAAGGTAGCTGAAAGGGTTTCAAATAATGCATGTGATCAGGGAATACTCTTTTGCTGGACGGGAACCGGGGTCAGTATGGCGGCGAATAAGGTGCCCGGTATCAGGGCGGCCCTCTGTGCCGATGCCAAAACCGCAGAGGGAGCAAGAAAATGGAATGATGCCAACGTGCTTGCAATGAGTCTCAGGATGACCTCCCCAACAGTGGCTAAAGAAATACTCGAAGCCTGGTTTAACTCCTCACCCGAAGAAGAAGAAAAAAAGAATATTGAGAGAATTAAAGATATTGAAAAAAAATATAACCGCTGA
- a CDS encoding cytochrome P450, with protein sequence MSRNSVPPGPRGLPIVGSLFDYFLDMLGFLLRTAQRYGDIAYFRLGARPVYLLSHPDYIKDVLVTNHRNFQKSRALQRAKIVLGEGLLTSEGETHLRERRIIQPVFHRKRINAYADAMTGFASRIGDNWENGEVVDIHREMMRLTLAIVAKTLFGAEIRSGADDIGKSLTTIVNQFPRMLFPLSEYLDKVPLPGTRKFFNALETLNNTVYHLIEERRRSKEDKDDLLSMLLWAQDEEGGEGLTDVQVRDEAMTLFLAGQESTANSLVWTWYLISQHPDVEEKLHDEIDSVLGERLPAVDDLQKLVFTRMVFSESLRLYPPAWTVVRRAIEDYQVDGYVVPSGADIYMSEYVVHHDPRFFPDPFKFDPERWTQDQGSSLPQFAYFPFGGGPRRCVGESFAWMEGMMLIATIASKWKMHLVPGQTIVPKALITIRPKRGMKMIMEKR encoded by the coding sequence ATGAGTAGGAATTCCGTTCCACCCGGTCCGAGAGGATTGCCGATTGTGGGGTCTCTGTTCGATTATTTCCTTGATATGCTTGGATTTTTACTGAGGACCGCACAGAGATACGGGGATATAGCATATTTCAGGCTTGGAGCAAGGCCTGTTTATCTGCTCAGTCACCCTGACTATATTAAGGACGTTCTGGTAACAAACCACAGGAATTTTCAGAAGAGTAGGGCGCTTCAGAGAGCGAAAATTGTTCTGGGGGAGGGCCTTCTTACAAGCGAGGGTGAAACCCATCTAAGGGAGCGGAGAATTATACAGCCAGTATTTCACCGTAAGAGGATTAACGCTTACGCCGATGCGATGACTGGTTTTGCATCAAGAATCGGAGACAATTGGGAAAACGGTGAAGTCGTGGATATACACAGGGAAATGATGCGCCTGACCCTGGCAATAGTTGCAAAGACCCTTTTTGGCGCTGAAATTAGATCCGGGGCGGACGACATTGGTAAATCTCTAACAACAATTGTCAATCAATTCCCACGTATGCTTTTTCCACTTTCGGAATATCTGGATAAAGTTCCCTTACCAGGTACACGCAAGTTTTTTAACGCCTTGGAGACACTCAATAATACTGTCTACCATTTAATCGAAGAGCGAAGAAGAAGTAAAGAAGATAAAGATGACCTTCTCTCAATGTTGCTTTGGGCTCAGGACGAAGAAGGCGGAGAGGGTCTAACTGATGTACAGGTTCGTGATGAGGCAATGACCCTCTTTTTGGCGGGACAGGAAAGTACTGCGAATTCTCTCGTCTGGACATGGTACTTAATATCACAACATCCTGATGTAGAGGAAAAGCTTCACGATGAGATCGATTCTGTTTTGGGTGAACGTTTGCCGGCGGTAGATGATTTACAGAAACTCGTCTTTACTAGAATGGTTTTTTCAGAATCCTTGCGCCTTTATCCACCTGCCTGGACAGTTGTTCGCCGTGCGATTGAAGATTATCAGGTAGATGGATATGTTGTTCCAAGTGGTGCAGATATTTATATGAGTGAGTATGTAGTCCATCATGACCCCAGGTTCTTTCCCGATCCTTTCAAGTTTGATCCCGAGCGCTGGACCCAGGATCAGGGCTCGTCTCTTCCGCAATTTGCATACTTCCCATTCGGTGGAGGTCCAAGACGCTGTGTAGGCGAATCATTTGCGTGGATGGAGGGGATGATGCTCATAGCTACAATTGCATCAAAGTGGAAAATGCACCTTGTACCAGGCCAGACGATTGTACCCAAAGCCCTTATTACGATCCGCCCAAAGCGAGGCATGAAGATGATAATGGAAAAACGTTAG
- the nrdR gene encoding transcriptional regulator NrdR — translation MKCPYCTGQRNKVIDSRLNREGESIRRRRECLDCGRRFTTYEKVEDFSLMVIKKDGSRESFDKTKITTGMIKACEKRPISINVIEDFISELEREFHERGEREVESQEIGERVIKKLYEIDEVAYVRFASVYRSFKDVNQFMDELRDLLKDKERGTGDQKLGIEKGQSSKPTLELLKTEDDE, via the coding sequence ATGAAATGCCCTTACTGCACAGGTCAAAGAAATAAGGTCATAGACTCTCGATTAAACAGGGAAGGTGAGTCTATAAGGAGACGCAGGGAATGCCTTGATTGCGGGAGGCGTTTTACTACCTATGAAAAAGTAGAAGATTTCAGCCTGATGGTAATAAAGAAAGACGGCAGCAGGGAATCATTTGATAAGACTAAGATCACGACTGGGATGATCAAGGCGTGTGAAAAGAGACCGATAAGTATCAATGTCATTGAGGATTTTATATCCGAATTAGAGCGGGAGTTTCACGAAAGGGGAGAAAGAGAAGTGGAAAGCCAGGAAATCGGAGAGAGGGTAATAAAGAAACTTTATGAGATTGATGAAGTCGCCTACGTAAGATTTGCCTCCGTTTATAGATCATTTAAAGATGTGAACCAATTTATGGATGAGTTAAGGGATCTTCTTAAAGACAAGGAAAGAGGGACGGGCGATCAAAAGTTAGGCATAGAGAAAGGACAGAGTTCAAAACCCACTCTTGAGCTTTTGAAAACAGAGGATGACGAATAG
- a CDS encoding HAD family hydrolase produces the protein MFERIRSNFKKAIFFDFGDTLASTNPAYLIRLALAFRDCGYNVSDADFERAYLETDYEIHKKYLERGAISPLEYREWFFPKLCRRLSLEGETKIIREEIRIALREINYTRSALPGAIELIQLLKDRGLTLGIISNNDGTTQEKCEEVGIKNYFDIIADSTNLGFVKPDSRIFQFVLEKLNISPADALHIGDLYGSDVLGGRNAGLDVIWLNKRRIEKLDETQILEVKNLSEIVKQLGT, from the coding sequence ATGTTCGAAAGGATTCGATCAAATTTCAAGAAAGCGATTTTCTTTGACTTTGGAGACACATTAGCCTCGACAAATCCCGCTTATTTGATTAGGCTCGCCTTGGCGTTTAGGGATTGCGGATACAATGTTTCAGATGCTGATTTTGAGAGGGCTTATCTAGAGACTGATTATGAAATACATAAAAAGTACCTGGAAAGAGGGGCAATCTCTCCTTTGGAATACAGAGAATGGTTTTTCCCTAAACTATGCAGACGCCTTTCACTGGAAGGGGAGACTAAAATCATTCGGGAGGAAATAAGGATAGCCCTGAGAGAGATAAATTACACAAGGTCTGCCCTTCCGGGAGCTATTGAACTTATTCAGCTATTAAAAGATAGGGGGTTGACCCTCGGTATAATCTCAAATAATGACGGGACAACTCAAGAGAAATGTGAAGAAGTGGGAATAAAGAACTATTTTGATATAATAGCAGACTCCACAAATCTGGGCTTTGTTAAACCCGATTCACGTATTTTTCAATTTGTACTCGAAAAGCTGAATATATCACCAGCGGACGCACTACATATAGGTGATTTATACGGCTCAGACGTGCTTGGGGGACGAAATGCTGGATTAGATGTAATATGGTTAAACAAAAGACGGATCGAGAAGCTAGATGAGACTCAGATTTTAGAGGTCAAAAACCTGTCAGAAATCGTTAAACAGTTAGGAACTTAA
- the uvrA gene encoding excinuclease ABC subunit UvrA: MKGEIIVIGARENNLKDINVSIPWHKYTVITGLSGSGKSSLALDTIYAEGLRRYVECLSTYARQFLERVDRPDMDDIRGLPPSIAIESRNQVKSSRSTVGTTTEIYDYLRLLFAKIGKIYCPDCGKEVRDHSPQAILDELLEKYEGNRATITLPLKERIDLTPDDLLMKGFIRILKDGKLFEVEGLKKIPEGSEIVVDRVEIKEEYRSRIIDSLELAFRESKQVNIHILNGEILKYSKGLECPYCKIQFNNPTPLLFSFNSPQGACSECRGFGNILQVDPDLVVPDPEKSLAEGVIEPFTKPSFKNRMRKLLQFAMENGIDINTPYNKIPNVGKELLFNGNGYFPGIFGYFRRLEEKNYKLHVRVFLSKYRSAFNCDSCNGTRLRKEALWVELADKTISDLTKLLIKDLKSFFDRIQLTDYEEHISNEILKQIRSRIDFLIKVGLEYITLSRMTKTLSGGEAQRVSLACQLGSRLTETLYIMDEPSIGLHPRDINRLISIIKELRDRDNTVIVVEHDFEMIRSADYIIELGPLSGKSGGRIVGTGSLEEFLNNNNNSITNLYMKNELSIPLPGKRRKAGTKQLRVIGASENNLKDLTVSFPLGTMICVTGVSGSGKSSLINDVLYSALARKFNGEIEKIGRFKEIKGISYISNVVMLDQSPIGKSSRSNPATYIKAYDEIRNIMANTWDARRKRFSPSYFSFNVSGGRCEKCEGEGRQKVEMHFLADVYVTCEECNGKRFKKEVLEVMYKSMNVDQILDMTIDHSISFFTGEPALLRKLKILQDVGLGYLRLGQPAPTLSGGEAQRIKIARELSRKSGKDIIYILDEPTVGLHTDDIKKLLKVLNKLVDTGNTVIIIEHNLDLIKTADHVIDLGPEGGEEGGYIVAEGTPEEIAKVKESYTGRYLQKVLQ; the protein is encoded by the coding sequence ATGAAAGGCGAGATCATTGTCATCGGAGCAAGGGAAAACAATCTAAAAGATATCAACGTGTCAATTCCCTGGCACAAATACACCGTGATTACAGGTCTGAGCGGCTCAGGAAAATCATCTCTGGCACTTGATACGATATATGCTGAGGGCCTCAGAAGATACGTCGAATGTCTATCCACCTATGCCAGGCAATTCTTGGAGCGAGTTGACAGGCCAGATATGGACGACATCAGAGGACTTCCTCCGTCAATAGCCATTGAGAGCAGAAATCAGGTCAAAAGCTCGCGCTCCACTGTAGGTACTACGACCGAAATCTACGACTATCTCAGACTCCTCTTTGCAAAGATTGGAAAGATTTACTGTCCTGATTGTGGAAAAGAAGTAAGAGATCATTCCCCACAAGCAATCCTAGATGAACTTCTTGAAAAATACGAAGGCAACAGAGCGACGATAACGCTTCCACTTAAAGAAAGGATTGATTTAACCCCTGACGACCTACTCATGAAGGGCTTTATCAGGATCCTTAAGGATGGGAAATTATTTGAGGTTGAGGGTCTAAAAAAAATACCCGAAGGCTCGGAAATTGTCGTAGATAGAGTAGAGATAAAAGAAGAATACAGATCCAGGATTATAGACTCCCTTGAGCTAGCGTTTCGTGAAAGTAAACAAGTCAACATACATATACTCAATGGTGAAATCCTCAAGTACTCAAAAGGCCTCGAATGTCCTTACTGTAAGATTCAGTTTAACAATCCAACTCCCCTACTCTTCTCATTTAACAGTCCTCAGGGAGCCTGCTCCGAGTGTAGGGGATTTGGAAACATTCTGCAGGTTGATCCAGATCTGGTTGTTCCAGATCCTGAAAAGAGTCTTGCGGAAGGAGTAATTGAGCCATTTACAAAACCTTCATTTAAGAATCGTATGAGAAAGTTGTTGCAATTTGCCATGGAAAATGGAATTGATATAAACACACCCTACAATAAAATTCCCAATGTGGGAAAAGAGCTCTTATTTAATGGAAATGGCTACTTCCCTGGCATATTTGGATACTTCCGAAGACTGGAAGAGAAAAACTACAAGCTCCATGTGAGGGTATTTCTGAGCAAATATAGGTCTGCCTTCAACTGCGATAGCTGCAATGGGACTAGGCTGAGGAAGGAAGCATTGTGGGTGGAATTAGCCGACAAAACAATTTCAGACCTCACAAAACTACTCATAAAGGATCTGAAATCTTTCTTTGACAGAATTCAACTTACAGATTATGAGGAGCATATATCAAATGAAATACTAAAACAAATAAGATCGAGAATTGATTTTTTAATCAAAGTCGGGTTGGAGTACATAACATTATCCAGAATGACAAAAACGCTGTCCGGCGGTGAAGCGCAAAGGGTCAGCCTGGCTTGCCAGCTAGGGTCACGCCTTACGGAAACACTATATATAATGGATGAACCATCTATAGGTCTTCATCCGAGAGACATCAACCGACTGATTTCAATAATCAAGGAGTTAAGGGATCGAGATAATACGGTTATAGTGGTAGAACATGATTTTGAGATGATCAGGTCTGCTGATTACATCATCGAACTTGGTCCCTTATCAGGAAAAAGTGGAGGTAGAATTGTAGGTACCGGTTCTCTGGAGGAGTTTCTCAATAATAACAACAACTCCATTACGAATTTATATATGAAAAATGAATTATCCATTCCGCTGCCTGGGAAAAGGAGAAAAGCCGGCACCAAACAATTAAGAGTCATTGGCGCATCTGAGAATAACCTTAAGGACCTAACCGTCTCTTTCCCACTCGGGACTATGATTTGCGTTACCGGCGTTTCAGGCTCTGGAAAGAGTTCGCTTATAAACGATGTTCTGTACTCCGCCCTCGCCAGAAAATTCAATGGGGAAATTGAGAAGATTGGCAGATTTAAAGAGATTAAAGGCATCTCATATATATCAAACGTTGTAATGCTTGATCAATCACCAATTGGCAAAAGCTCCAGATCAAATCCCGCCACCTACATAAAGGCATACGATGAAATAAGAAATATCATGGCAAATACATGGGATGCGAGAAGAAAAAGATTCTCTCCCTCATATTTTTCATTTAATGTTTCCGGAGGACGATGCGAAAAATGTGAGGGAGAAGGAAGGCAAAAGGTTGAGATGCACTTTTTAGCCGACGTCTATGTAACCTGTGAGGAATGTAATGGAAAGAGATTCAAGAAGGAAGTGCTGGAGGTAATGTATAAATCCATGAACGTCGATCAGATCCTCGACATGACAATCGACCACTCTATCAGTTTCTTCACCGGTGAGCCGGCGCTTCTCAGAAAACTTAAAATCCTGCAGGATGTCGGACTCGGGTACCTGAGGCTTGGACAGCCTGCACCCACACTTTCTGGAGGAGAAGCGCAGAGGATAAAGATAGCCAGGGAACTCAGCAGAAAGAGTGGAAAAGACATCATTTATATACTGGATGAACCAACGGTTGGATTACACACTGATGACATAAAAAAGCTCCTGAAGGTATTGAATAAGCTCGTGGATACAGGTAATACGGTGATAATAATTGAACATAACCTCGACTTAATTAAAACCGCTGACCATGTCATAGACCTCGGGCCCGAAGGTGGCGAAGAAGGAGGCTACATCGTGGCCGAGGGAACCCCTGAAGAGATTGCTAAAGTGAAAGAATCATACACCGGTCGATACCTACAGAAGGTTTTGCAATAA